Proteins encoded together in one Lathyrus oleraceus cultivar Zhongwan6 chromosome 5, CAAS_Psat_ZW6_1.0, whole genome shotgun sequence window:
- the LOC127087910 gene encoding U-box domain-containing protein 35 isoform X1 yields MSLQPPSGPPQQNITMVAVDKDKNSAYAFRWAVTHLDNPVIIAVHVKNKNLPNRRYLLTLLSSHHFVMIHIFRFNTLWITEGTNVFPPDEDDVSNIFNNLRAMCQRKTITMKEAVIDHHDVVKGLLDFANRNGIYSIVVGASTKNHMPSIKKFKANTDIPTTMIKLAPDYCSVYIISKLKIVSARSAVRSMGNQIIPTKVLPVQASSPYGEFEGRMRSILPRTGGTYEGSSESRSFDSISTVKGSRPRSAGSNMSMGNIDVPSSRGRSWASMDERDMAALGLMVESNRSDMNLIDSCGTPSTSSTSRDLEAEMKRLRLELKQTMDMYSSACKQAISAKNQADQIRKWRVEEEKKVVEVRLSQEAALAMAEREKARAKAALEAAEEAKWKAEQEAQRRMEAELKAMKESQERDRALTAFAHNDNRYRKYTMEEIEVATSKFSPSKKIGEGGYGPVFKGHLDHTAVAIKLLSPEASQGRKQFQQEVEVLSCIRHPNMVLLLGACPEHGCLVYEYMDHGSLEDRLFRKNNSRPLSWQKRFQIAAEISTALLFLHQTKPEPIVHRDLKPSNILLNRNFVSKISDVGLARLVPPSVADNVTQYYMTSAAGTFCYIDPEYQQTGMLTTTSDVYSLGIMLLQIITARPPMGLTHHVKKAIENDCFEQILDPMVTDWPVEAALSFAKLALGCAELCKKDRPVLATVVLPELNRLRDLGDTDGHVFIDTKNNAHSQRPPMPT; encoded by the exons ATGTCTCTTCAACCGCCATCTGGTCCCCCACAACAAAACATAACAATGGTGGCTGTTGACAAAGACAAGAACAGTGCTTATGCTTTTCGTTGGGCAGTTACTCATCTCGATAATCCTGTCATCATTGCTGTccatgttaaaaacaaaaatttaCCTAACCGTAGGTACCTTCTTACCTTACTTTCATCACATCATTTTGTAATGATTCATATATTTCGTTTTAATACATTGTGGATTACAGAGGGCACTAATGTTTTTCCACCTGATGAAGATGATGTATCGAACATTTTCAATAACCTACGTGCAATGTGTCAACGTAAAACT ATCACCATGAAAGAAGCCGTAATCGACCATCATGATGTTGTGAAAGGACTATTAGATTTTGCTAACAGAAATGGCATATATAGTATTGTTGTTGGTGCATCAACAAAGAATCATATGCCAAG TATCAAAAAATTTAAAGCGAATACTGATATACCGACAACCATGATCAAATTAGCACCGGATTATTGTTCTGTATACATCATCTCAAAGTTGAAGATTGTGTCGGCTCGATCCGCGGTGCGATCCATGGGAAACCAGATTATCCCAACGAAAGTTTTACCTGTTCAAGCATCCTCGCCATATGGTGAATTTGAAGGTCGAATGAG GTCAATACTACCTAGAACTGGTGGTACTTATGAAGGATCATCAGAATCAAGGTCTTTTGACAGTATTAGTACGGTAAAAGGATCGAGACCAAGGAGTGCAGGAAGTAATATGTCAATGGGCAATATTGATGTACCGAGTAGTCGTGGACGAAGTTGGGCATCGATGGATGAAAGAGACATGGCAGCGCTTGGGCTGATGGTTGAATCAAACAGATCTGATATGAATCTAATAGATTCTTGCGGGACACCATCGACTTCTTCTACGTCA AGAGATCTCGAAGCGGAGATGAAAAGATTGAGGCTCGAATTGAAGCAAACTATGGACATGTACAGCTCAGCTTGCAAGCAAGCAATCTCAGCTAAAAATCAG GCCGACCAAATTCGTAAATGGAGAGTAGAAGAGGAAAAAAAGGTTGTGGAAGTTAGGTTATCTCAAGAGGCAGCTCTTGCGATGGCAGAAAGGGAGAAGGCTAGAGCAAAAGCTGCATTAGAAGCAGCCGAGGAAGCCAAGTGGAAGGCTGAACAGGAGGCACAGAGAAGAATGGAGGCAGAGCTGAAGGCGATGAAAGAGTCACAAGAGAGGGATCGAGCATTAACCGCATTTGCTCACAACGATAATCGATATCGAAAATATACAATGGAGGAGATTGAAGTTGCTACCAGTAAATTCTCCCCGTCAAAGAAAATAGGTGAAGGTGGATATGGACCTGTGTTTAAAGGTCACCTTGATCACACCGCAGTTGCAATCAAACTTTTAAGTCCCGAAGCTTCTCAAGGCAGGAAGCAATTCCAACAAGAG GTTGAGGTACTAAGCTGTATTCGACATCCGAATATGGTTCTCCTCCTCGGTGCGTGTCCTGAGCATGGTTGTTTGGTGTATGAATACATGGATCACGGTAGCTTAGAAGATAGATTATTTCGAAAAAACAACAGCAGACCTCTATCATGGCAAAAAAGGTTCCAAATAGCAGCCGAGATTTCAACTGCGCTTCTCTTCCTTCACCAAACAAAGCCGGAGCCTATCGTGCATCGCGACCTTAAACCATCAAATATTCTGTTGAACAGAAATTTCGTGAGTAAAATAAGCGATGTCGGTCTCGCGAGATTAGTCCCTCCTTCTGTAGCTGACAATGTCACACAGTATTACATGACTTCAGCTGCCGGAACGTTCTGCTATATCGATCCCGAGTATCAACAAACAGGAATGTTAACCACAACGTCCGATGTTTACTCGTTGGGGATAATGCTACTGCAGATAATCACAGCAAGGCCTCCCATGGGACTTACTCACCACGTTAAAAAAGCGATCGAAAATGATTGTTTCGAGCAGATTCTTGATCCCATGGTGACTGATTGGCCAGTTGAAGCGGCTCTATCATTTGCAAAATTAGCATTAGGTTGTGCAGAACTCTGCAAGAAAGATAGGCCAGTTCTTGCAACAGTAGTATTACCAGAGCTTAACAGGTTAAGAGACCTTGGAGATACCGATGGTCATGTTTTTATTGATACTAAGAACAATGCCCATTCGCAGCGTCCTCCTATGCCTACCTGA
- the LOC127087910 gene encoding U-box domain-containing protein 35 isoform X2 translates to MSLQPPSGPPQQNITMVAVDKDKNSAYAFRWAVTHLDNPVIIAVHVKNKNLPNQGTNVFPPDEDDVSNIFNNLRAMCQRKTITMKEAVIDHHDVVKGLLDFANRNGIYSIVVGASTKNHMPSIKKFKANTDIPTTMIKLAPDYCSVYIISKLKIVSARSAVRSMGNQIIPTKVLPVQASSPYGEFEGRMRSILPRTGGTYEGSSESRSFDSISTVKGSRPRSAGSNMSMGNIDVPSSRGRSWASMDERDMAALGLMVESNRSDMNLIDSCGTPSTSSTSRDLEAEMKRLRLELKQTMDMYSSACKQAISAKNQADQIRKWRVEEEKKVVEVRLSQEAALAMAEREKARAKAALEAAEEAKWKAEQEAQRRMEAELKAMKESQERDRALTAFAHNDNRYRKYTMEEIEVATSKFSPSKKIGEGGYGPVFKGHLDHTAVAIKLLSPEASQGRKQFQQEVEVLSCIRHPNMVLLLGACPEHGCLVYEYMDHGSLEDRLFRKNNSRPLSWQKRFQIAAEISTALLFLHQTKPEPIVHRDLKPSNILLNRNFVSKISDVGLARLVPPSVADNVTQYYMTSAAGTFCYIDPEYQQTGMLTTTSDVYSLGIMLLQIITARPPMGLTHHVKKAIENDCFEQILDPMVTDWPVEAALSFAKLALGCAELCKKDRPVLATVVLPELNRLRDLGDTDGHVFIDTKNNAHSQRPPMPT, encoded by the exons ATGTCTCTTCAACCGCCATCTGGTCCCCCACAACAAAACATAACAATGGTGGCTGTTGACAAAGACAAGAACAGTGCTTATGCTTTTCGTTGGGCAGTTACTCATCTCGATAATCCTGTCATCATTGCTGTccatgttaaaaacaaaaatttaCCTAACC AGGGCACTAATGTTTTTCCACCTGATGAAGATGATGTATCGAACATTTTCAATAACCTACGTGCAATGTGTCAACGTAAAACT ATCACCATGAAAGAAGCCGTAATCGACCATCATGATGTTGTGAAAGGACTATTAGATTTTGCTAACAGAAATGGCATATATAGTATTGTTGTTGGTGCATCAACAAAGAATCATATGCCAAG TATCAAAAAATTTAAAGCGAATACTGATATACCGACAACCATGATCAAATTAGCACCGGATTATTGTTCTGTATACATCATCTCAAAGTTGAAGATTGTGTCGGCTCGATCCGCGGTGCGATCCATGGGAAACCAGATTATCCCAACGAAAGTTTTACCTGTTCAAGCATCCTCGCCATATGGTGAATTTGAAGGTCGAATGAG GTCAATACTACCTAGAACTGGTGGTACTTATGAAGGATCATCAGAATCAAGGTCTTTTGACAGTATTAGTACGGTAAAAGGATCGAGACCAAGGAGTGCAGGAAGTAATATGTCAATGGGCAATATTGATGTACCGAGTAGTCGTGGACGAAGTTGGGCATCGATGGATGAAAGAGACATGGCAGCGCTTGGGCTGATGGTTGAATCAAACAGATCTGATATGAATCTAATAGATTCTTGCGGGACACCATCGACTTCTTCTACGTCA AGAGATCTCGAAGCGGAGATGAAAAGATTGAGGCTCGAATTGAAGCAAACTATGGACATGTACAGCTCAGCTTGCAAGCAAGCAATCTCAGCTAAAAATCAG GCCGACCAAATTCGTAAATGGAGAGTAGAAGAGGAAAAAAAGGTTGTGGAAGTTAGGTTATCTCAAGAGGCAGCTCTTGCGATGGCAGAAAGGGAGAAGGCTAGAGCAAAAGCTGCATTAGAAGCAGCCGAGGAAGCCAAGTGGAAGGCTGAACAGGAGGCACAGAGAAGAATGGAGGCAGAGCTGAAGGCGATGAAAGAGTCACAAGAGAGGGATCGAGCATTAACCGCATTTGCTCACAACGATAATCGATATCGAAAATATACAATGGAGGAGATTGAAGTTGCTACCAGTAAATTCTCCCCGTCAAAGAAAATAGGTGAAGGTGGATATGGACCTGTGTTTAAAGGTCACCTTGATCACACCGCAGTTGCAATCAAACTTTTAAGTCCCGAAGCTTCTCAAGGCAGGAAGCAATTCCAACAAGAG GTTGAGGTACTAAGCTGTATTCGACATCCGAATATGGTTCTCCTCCTCGGTGCGTGTCCTGAGCATGGTTGTTTGGTGTATGAATACATGGATCACGGTAGCTTAGAAGATAGATTATTTCGAAAAAACAACAGCAGACCTCTATCATGGCAAAAAAGGTTCCAAATAGCAGCCGAGATTTCAACTGCGCTTCTCTTCCTTCACCAAACAAAGCCGGAGCCTATCGTGCATCGCGACCTTAAACCATCAAATATTCTGTTGAACAGAAATTTCGTGAGTAAAATAAGCGATGTCGGTCTCGCGAGATTAGTCCCTCCTTCTGTAGCTGACAATGTCACACAGTATTACATGACTTCAGCTGCCGGAACGTTCTGCTATATCGATCCCGAGTATCAACAAACAGGAATGTTAACCACAACGTCCGATGTTTACTCGTTGGGGATAATGCTACTGCAGATAATCACAGCAAGGCCTCCCATGGGACTTACTCACCACGTTAAAAAAGCGATCGAAAATGATTGTTTCGAGCAGATTCTTGATCCCATGGTGACTGATTGGCCAGTTGAAGCGGCTCTATCATTTGCAAAATTAGCATTAGGTTGTGCAGAACTCTGCAAGAAAGATAGGCCAGTTCTTGCAACAGTAGTATTACCAGAGCTTAACAGGTTAAGAGACCTTGGAGATACCGATGGTCATGTTTTTATTGATACTAAGAACAATGCCCATTCGCAGCGTCCTCCTATGCCTACCTGA
- the LOC127087910 gene encoding U-box domain-containing protein 35 isoform X3, which yields MLFVGQLLISIILSSLLSMLKTKIYLTVEGTNVFPPDEDDVSNIFNNLRAMCQRKTITMKEAVIDHHDVVKGLLDFANRNGIYSIVVGASTKNHMPSIKKFKANTDIPTTMIKLAPDYCSVYIISKLKIVSARSAVRSMGNQIIPTKVLPVQASSPYGEFEGRMRSILPRTGGTYEGSSESRSFDSISTVKGSRPRSAGSNMSMGNIDVPSSRGRSWASMDERDMAALGLMVESNRSDMNLIDSCGTPSTSSTSRDLEAEMKRLRLELKQTMDMYSSACKQAISAKNQADQIRKWRVEEEKKVVEVRLSQEAALAMAEREKARAKAALEAAEEAKWKAEQEAQRRMEAELKAMKESQERDRALTAFAHNDNRYRKYTMEEIEVATSKFSPSKKIGEGGYGPVFKGHLDHTAVAIKLLSPEASQGRKQFQQEVEVLSCIRHPNMVLLLGACPEHGCLVYEYMDHGSLEDRLFRKNNSRPLSWQKRFQIAAEISTALLFLHQTKPEPIVHRDLKPSNILLNRNFVSKISDVGLARLVPPSVADNVTQYYMTSAAGTFCYIDPEYQQTGMLTTTSDVYSLGIMLLQIITARPPMGLTHHVKKAIENDCFEQILDPMVTDWPVEAALSFAKLALGCAELCKKDRPVLATVVLPELNRLRDLGDTDGHVFIDTKNNAHSQRPPMPT from the exons ATGCTTTTCGTTGGGCAGTTACTCATCTCGATAATCCTGTCATCATTGCTGTccatgttaaaaacaaaaatttaCCTAACCGTAG AGGGCACTAATGTTTTTCCACCTGATGAAGATGATGTATCGAACATTTTCAATAACCTACGTGCAATGTGTCAACGTAAAACT ATCACCATGAAAGAAGCCGTAATCGACCATCATGATGTTGTGAAAGGACTATTAGATTTTGCTAACAGAAATGGCATATATAGTATTGTTGTTGGTGCATCAACAAAGAATCATATGCCAAG TATCAAAAAATTTAAAGCGAATACTGATATACCGACAACCATGATCAAATTAGCACCGGATTATTGTTCTGTATACATCATCTCAAAGTTGAAGATTGTGTCGGCTCGATCCGCGGTGCGATCCATGGGAAACCAGATTATCCCAACGAAAGTTTTACCTGTTCAAGCATCCTCGCCATATGGTGAATTTGAAGGTCGAATGAG GTCAATACTACCTAGAACTGGTGGTACTTATGAAGGATCATCAGAATCAAGGTCTTTTGACAGTATTAGTACGGTAAAAGGATCGAGACCAAGGAGTGCAGGAAGTAATATGTCAATGGGCAATATTGATGTACCGAGTAGTCGTGGACGAAGTTGGGCATCGATGGATGAAAGAGACATGGCAGCGCTTGGGCTGATGGTTGAATCAAACAGATCTGATATGAATCTAATAGATTCTTGCGGGACACCATCGACTTCTTCTACGTCA AGAGATCTCGAAGCGGAGATGAAAAGATTGAGGCTCGAATTGAAGCAAACTATGGACATGTACAGCTCAGCTTGCAAGCAAGCAATCTCAGCTAAAAATCAG GCCGACCAAATTCGTAAATGGAGAGTAGAAGAGGAAAAAAAGGTTGTGGAAGTTAGGTTATCTCAAGAGGCAGCTCTTGCGATGGCAGAAAGGGAGAAGGCTAGAGCAAAAGCTGCATTAGAAGCAGCCGAGGAAGCCAAGTGGAAGGCTGAACAGGAGGCACAGAGAAGAATGGAGGCAGAGCTGAAGGCGATGAAAGAGTCACAAGAGAGGGATCGAGCATTAACCGCATTTGCTCACAACGATAATCGATATCGAAAATATACAATGGAGGAGATTGAAGTTGCTACCAGTAAATTCTCCCCGTCAAAGAAAATAGGTGAAGGTGGATATGGACCTGTGTTTAAAGGTCACCTTGATCACACCGCAGTTGCAATCAAACTTTTAAGTCCCGAAGCTTCTCAAGGCAGGAAGCAATTCCAACAAGAG GTTGAGGTACTAAGCTGTATTCGACATCCGAATATGGTTCTCCTCCTCGGTGCGTGTCCTGAGCATGGTTGTTTGGTGTATGAATACATGGATCACGGTAGCTTAGAAGATAGATTATTTCGAAAAAACAACAGCAGACCTCTATCATGGCAAAAAAGGTTCCAAATAGCAGCCGAGATTTCAACTGCGCTTCTCTTCCTTCACCAAACAAAGCCGGAGCCTATCGTGCATCGCGACCTTAAACCATCAAATATTCTGTTGAACAGAAATTTCGTGAGTAAAATAAGCGATGTCGGTCTCGCGAGATTAGTCCCTCCTTCTGTAGCTGACAATGTCACACAGTATTACATGACTTCAGCTGCCGGAACGTTCTGCTATATCGATCCCGAGTATCAACAAACAGGAATGTTAACCACAACGTCCGATGTTTACTCGTTGGGGATAATGCTACTGCAGATAATCACAGCAAGGCCTCCCATGGGACTTACTCACCACGTTAAAAAAGCGATCGAAAATGATTGTTTCGAGCAGATTCTTGATCCCATGGTGACTGATTGGCCAGTTGAAGCGGCTCTATCATTTGCAAAATTAGCATTAGGTTGTGCAGAACTCTGCAAGAAAGATAGGCCAGTTCTTGCAACAGTAGTATTACCAGAGCTTAACAGGTTAAGAGACCTTGGAGATACCGATGGTCATGTTTTTATTGATACTAAGAACAATGCCCATTCGCAGCGTCCTCCTATGCCTACCTGA